A stretch of Acipenser ruthenus chromosome 1, fAciRut3.2 maternal haplotype, whole genome shotgun sequence DNA encodes these proteins:
- the LOC131736957 gene encoding uncharacterized protein K02A2.6-like, with amino-acid sequence MSGTVGSVSPFDANSQTWEEYCEILTHFFTANDIDAADKKRAILLSGVGAQTYSLIRNLLSPEKPGDKSFEDLVKLLQNHYNPKPSEIVERFKFNSRNRKTDETVGDYVAELRRLAKDCNYGDALSQMLRDRLVCGINENAIQRRLLSESQLTFISALNIAQAMESANKNVKDLQSQFKDTTDTGVSAQQEQAQSTVNKVFTSRRQYKMPARTNCYRCGGLHNSNECRFKLETCYNCGIKGHISRACRNKARGSQDTSPSGKGKRQFTSNDTRSALHIAEGGDTGTNKETEEIYTIYSIVNMDIPKVDPFTMKLDVNGRHVEFEVDTGCSVTIMSQAAYSKLWNNKQAPALGKCTIKLKTYTGQLVDTLGAAVVTVTYKEKVNKLPLVVVATSGPNLLGRGWLSKLEMDWRVLHQLTQTSCQRLCDVLEVHGTVFKEELGTLQGAKAKIYVDGNTNPRFFKPRSVPYAMKPKVEAELERLLKEKIIEPVQFSNWAAPIVPVLKPDGSVRICGDYKLTVNRVSKLEQYPIPKIEDLFAILAGGERFTKLDMSHAYQQVVLDEGSKEYVTINTHKGLFRYNRLPFGVSSAPAIFQRTMEGLLQGIPNVAIYLDDILVTGSTEKEHLQSLTTVLSRLEAAGLRLKRSKCTFLEKEVVFLGHKIDATGLHPVQDKVRAIQQAPAPKNVTELKAYLGLLNYYNKFLPRVSTLLTALYVLLRKDVKWMWGAKQQEAFEASKKLLQSSDVLVHYDATKELILSCDASPYGVGAVLSHRMPEGVEKPIGFVSRTLTEAEKNYSQLDKEGLGVIFGVQKFHNYIYGRHFTICTDHKPLITLLNEMKAVPQMASPRIQRWAVTLRAYEYTIQYKPGKDHGNADAFSRLPLPESPPAGRTEDRVLLMDHLDMPPVTASQIRAWIGKDPVLARVREYVLRGWPAQVHETEMRPFFSRKDELSVLDGCILWAARMVIPKPGRVQILNQLHQAHPGSTRMKGLARSYVWWPKIDEDIEMQIKTCETCQIHQKAPAQAPLHPWEWPDKPWRRLHIDYAGPFLGKMFLVIIDAHSKWIDVYPSNTSTASATIEKLRHSFSTHGLPETIVSDNGTAFLSSEFQGFMKANGISHVTTAPYHPASNGLAERAVQTVKEYLKKTPGNTVEVKLARALFSYRITPQSTTGLSPAEMLMGRKLRSTLDLLQPDLKRKIQKRQLRVKERHDKHAKLRTFERGDLVYVRNFGPGERWISAIVQDSTGPVSYTAKLGNGQIVRRHVDQVREREKKHTPEESPAVIPIDQEITTESGSTTLQGERLGTEMRSPERAEQQTAPEDLHRDGQSRNPGETSVNSSMQQEVPRHSVRTRIPPNYLKDYVN; translated from the coding sequence ATGTCAGGCACAGTGGGGTCAGTTTCTCCGTTTGATGCTAACTCTCAGACTTGGGAAGAATATTGCGAGATATTAACTCATTTTTTCACTGCAAATGACATTGACGCTGCTGATAAAAAGAGAGCGATTCTACTGAGTGGCGTGGGGGCACAGACCTACAGTTTAATACGGAATCTACTGAGTCCTGAGAAACCGGGAGACAAATCGTTTGAAGATTTAGTCAAATTGCTACAAAACCACTATAATCCCAAACCAAGTGAAATTGTCGAAAGATTTAAATTTAATTCCAGGAACAGGAAAACTGATGAGACTGTGGGAGATTACGTAGCTGAATTAAGAAGGCTAGCTAAAGACTGTAACTATGGTGATGCACTGAGTCAAATGTTACGAGATAGACTTGTCTGTGGCATAAATGAGAACGCAATACAGAGAAGACTGCTGTCTGAATCGCAGTTAACATTTATTTCTGCCTTAAACATTGCCCAAGCTATGGAGTctgcaaacaaaaatgtaaaggaCTTACAGTCACAGTTTAAAGATACAACCGACACGGGTGTCAGCGCGCAACAAGAGCAAGCACAGTCTACTGTAAACAAAGTGTTTACTAGCAGGCGACAGTATAAAATGCCAGCGCGCACTAATTGTTATCGATGTGGAGGTCTGCATAACTCAAACGAGTGTAGATTTAAGTTAGAAACGTGCTATAATTGTGGCATTAAAGGCCATATTAGCAGAGCTTGCAGAAACAAAGCAAGAGGAAGCCAAGACACGTCTCCAAGTGGGAAAGGGAAACgtcaatttacttctaatgacACCCGCAGTGCTCTTCACATAGCAGAAGGGGGCGATACaggaacaaacaaagaaacagaagagATATACACAATCTACAGTATAGTGAACATGGATATTCCAAAAGTAGATCCCTTTACCATGAAGCTTGATGTAAATGGAAGGCATGTAGAATTTGAAGTGGATACTGGCTGTAGTGTTACCATAATGAGCCAAGCAGCTTATTCTAAATTATGGAACAACAAACAAGCACCGGCATTAGGAAAGtgcacaattaaattaaaaacatacacagGCCAGCTAGTGGATACTTTAGGAGCAGCTGTAGTGACAGTGACATACAAAGAAAAAGTCAATAAATTACCATTAGTGGTGGTGGCTACTTCAGGGCCAAATTTACTAGGCAGAGGGTGGCTTTCAAAGTTAGAAATGGATTGGAGAGTGTTACATCAATTGACACAAACAAGCTGTCAGAGGCTATGTGATGTGTTAGAAGTGCATGGAACTGTGTTTAAAGAGGAACTGGGCACCTTACAGGGAGCAAAAGCAAAAATATACGTTGACGGCAACACCAACCCCCGATTTTTCAAACCCAGATCAGTCCCCTATGCCATGAAGCCTAAAGTGGAAGCGGAGCTGGAACGACTGTTAAAGGAGAAGATTATAGAACCtgtgcagttttcaaactgggcaGCGCCTATTGTACCTGTCTTGAAACCGGATGGCTCTGTGCGTATCTGTGGGGATTATAAACTCACTGTAAATAGAGTGTCCAAACTGGAGCAGTATCCAATCCCCAAGATTGAGGATTTATTTGCCATCCTGGCAGGGGGAGAGAGATTCACTAAACTAGACATGAGTCATGCATACCAACAGGTTGTATTAGATGAGGGGTCCAAGGAGTATGTGACCATAAATACCCATAAAGGACTGTTTAGATATAATCGGCTTCCCTTTGGTGTTTCTTCAGCACCTGCTATATTCCAGAGGACTATGGAGGGGTTGTTGCAGGGGATCCCTAACGTGGCCATATACCTAGATGATATCTTGGTCACAGGAAGCACAGAAAAGGAACACCTCCAGAGTTTGACAACAGTGTTAAGCAGGCTGGAAGCTGCAGGTCTGCGCCTTAAACGGAGTAAGTGTACTTTCCTCGAGAAAGAAGTGGTATTTCTAGGACACAAAATAGATGCCACAGGTTTGCACCCGGTGCAAGACAAAGTCAGGGCAATACAACAGGCCCCAGCTCCTAAGAATGTAACAGAATTAAAAGCATATCTGGGACTAttgaattattataataaattccTTCCCAGGGTATCAACACTGTTGACAGCCCTATATGTACTGTTACGCAAAGATGTGAAATGGATGTGGGGAGCTAAACAACAAGAAGCCTTTGAAGCATCAAAGAAACTGTTACAGTCATCGGATGTGCTAGTCCACTATGATGCAACTAAAGAGCTGATCTTGTCCTGCGATGCTTCACCATATGGAGTAGGGGCTGTTCTGTCGCACCGTATGCCTGAGGGGGTAGAAAAACCAATTGGATTTGTATCCAGAACATTGACAGAGGCAGAAAAGAATTATTCTCAGCTGGACAAAGAAGGTTTAGGAGTGATATTTGGAGTACAAAAGTTCCACAATTACATATATGGTCGACATTTTACAATCTGTACAGACCATAAGCCATTGATCACCCTATTAAATGAGATGAAAGCTGTCCCACAGATGGCATCACCCAGAATCCAGAGATGGGCAGTAACCTTAAGAGCATACGAATATACAATTCAGTATAAGCCCGGAAAAGATCATGGTAATGCAGATGCTTTTAGTCGCCTTCCGTTGCCAGAAAGCCCACCAGCAGGAAGGACTGAAGACAGAGTATTATTGATGGACCACTTGGACATGCCCCCGGTAACTGCATCACAAATTAGGGCGTGGATAGGGAAGGACCCAGTGCTGGCGAGAGTACGAGAATATGTGCTCAGAGGTTGGCCGGCACAAGTACATGAAACAGAGATGAGGCCCTTCTTTTCCAGAAAAGACGAATTGAGCGTACTAGATGGTTGCATACTCTGGGCAGCCAGGATGGTTATACCAAAACCAGGCCGAGTGCAAATCTTGAATCAGTTACACCAGGCTCACCCTGGGTCTACACGCATGAAAGGTCTAGCTCGAAGCTACGTTTGGTGGCCAAAAATAGACGAAGACATTGAAATGCAAATCAAAACTTGTGAAACATGCCAAATACACCAGAAAGCTCCAGCTCAAGCACCACTGCATCCTTGGGAGTGGCCCGATAAACCATGGAGAAGACTACATATCGATTATGCAGGCCCATTCCTAGGAAAAATGTTCCTAGTGATAATAGACGCACATTCAAAATGGATAGATGTTTACCCTTCCAATACATCGACAGCTTCAGCAACAATAGAGAAACTTCGTCACAGCTTCAGTACACATGGATTACCAGAAACCATAGTGTCGGACAATGGCACTGCTTTCCTCAGTTCAGAGTTTCAAGGCTTTATGAAAGCAAATGGCATTAGTCATGTAACAACAGCGCCTTACCATCCCGCATCTAATGGTTTAGCAGAGAGGGCTGTGCAAACTGTGAAAGAATATTTGAAGAAAACACCAGGAAACACTGTGGAAGTAAAATTGGCCAGAGCGTTGTTTAGTTACAGGATTACACCACAATCAACAACAGGCTTGTCTCCGGCTGAAATGCTCATGGGAAGAAAATTACGATCTACACTGGATCTTCTACAGCCTGACTTAAAAAGGAAAATTCAGAAGAGACAACTGCGAGTCAAAGAAAGACATGACAAACATGCCAAGCTCAGAACATTTGAGCGAGGAGATCTGGTTTATGTCAGGAACTTTGGACCAGGGGAAAGGTGGATTTCAGCGATCGTGCAAGATTCAACAGGTCCTGTTTCATATACTGCTAAATTAGGAAATGGACAAATAGTGAGACGCCATGTGGATCAAGtccgagagagagaaaaaaaacacacccctgAGGAAAGTCCAGCAGTTATTCCAATAGACCAAGAGATAACTACAGAGTCAGGAAGCACCACATTGCAGGGAGAACGGTTAGGTACTGAGATGAGGTCACCAGAAAGGGCTGAGCAACAAACTGCACCAGAGGATCTTCACAGAGATGGTCAAAGCAGGAATCCTGGAGAGACATCTGTAAATAGTTCTATGCAACAGGAAGTACCAAGACATTCAGTGAGGACGAGAATTCCTCCAAATTATCTCAAGGACTATGTTAATTAG